The Thermoleophilum album genome contains a region encoding:
- the pstA gene encoding phosphate ABC transporter permease PstA, whose translation MSRVAAPEALRNRVGRGGRLRAGWTLGDRLGVAGAWLAGLALCAIALAIVVYMLVRGLQFLNFDLLISHPRAELDQSKSGGFLDPLLGTLILTVLAILLALPLGVGIAVWLAEFGRPAWLARAVEAGVEVVAGTPSVVLAIFGLVLFQQHIFAFMSFKAEGGAVFARSFLTAGAMMALIALPLVVGATREALRSIPDHVREASYSLGKSKAATIRRVLLPGARSGIATGAALGMGRVAGDTAIVVILLGASLQLSPQGDLPILRTLRGTGSTLTSYVYNNSPAGEGNAPQKAYAAAFVLLLIVLCLNFAVDVIQKKGGPRWES comes from the coding sequence GTGAGCAGAGTCGCTGCCCCAGAGGCGCTGCGCAACCGCGTCGGTCGCGGCGGTCGACTGCGGGCAGGCTGGACGCTCGGCGACCGCCTGGGGGTAGCAGGAGCCTGGCTCGCGGGGCTCGCGCTGTGCGCGATCGCGCTGGCGATCGTGGTCTACATGCTGGTCCGCGGCCTGCAGTTCCTGAACTTCGATCTGCTCATCTCTCACCCGCGCGCCGAGCTTGACCAGAGCAAGTCCGGTGGTTTCCTCGATCCCCTGCTCGGGACGCTGATCCTGACCGTGCTCGCGATCCTGCTGGCGCTGCCGCTCGGTGTCGGCATCGCCGTATGGCTTGCGGAGTTCGGCCGTCCGGCCTGGCTGGCTCGGGCGGTCGAGGCCGGTGTTGAGGTCGTGGCGGGAACACCGAGCGTGGTGCTCGCGATCTTCGGGCTCGTGCTGTTCCAGCAGCACATCTTCGCCTTCATGTCGTTTAAGGCGGAAGGCGGCGCCGTGTTCGCGCGATCGTTCCTGACGGCGGGCGCGATGATGGCGCTGATCGCGCTGCCGCTGGTGGTTGGCGCGACCCGCGAGGCCCTGCGCTCGATTCCCGATCACGTGCGCGAGGCGTCGTACTCACTTGGGAAGAGCAAGGCGGCGACGATCAGGCGCGTTCTGCTGCCAGGGGCGCGCAGCGGCATAGCAACCGGCGCCGCACTGGGGATGGGGCGCGTCGCCGGAGACACCGCGATCGTCGTGATCTTGCTGGGGGCGTCGCTGCAGCTATCCCCGCAGGGGGATCTGCCGATCCTGCGCACGCTGCGCGGGACGGGCAGCACGCTCACCTCTTACGTCTACAACAACTCGCCCGCGGGAGAAGGCAATGCGCCGCAGAAGGCGTACGCGGCGGCCTTCGTGTTGCTGCTGATCGTGCTGTGCCTGAACTTCGCCGTCGACGTCATCCAAAAGAAGGGAGGCCCACGCTGGGAGTCTTAG
- the argS gene encoding arginine--tRNA ligase, which produces MSATSGTLCDPVGELRDLLVDAARAVAGGGELPREPTLERPPDRELGDFASNAALLLAPVVRSAPRTVAPKLAAELAERLGARVESIDVAGPGFLNLRLGDAWFKQSLGAVIAAGESFGRPRAVLPERVLVEFVSANPTGPLTVASGRHAAYGDALCRLLQFAGHAVEREYYVNDAGSQVERFARSLAARARGEEPPEDGYHGAYVSVLAHQIPGAAELPLDELAQRGVEAMLDSVRATLDRFGVQMDRFFSERSLHERGAIESVLARLAERGHTYEREGALWLRTTAFGDDKDRVLRRSSGEYTYFAADIAYHADKLERLARAEEPGGARAIDVLGADHHGYVARMRAAWQALGGDPDRLELVIMQLVHLVEGGERAQMSKRAGTVVTLDELIDDIGVDAARWFLLSRSHDTTLELDLDLARREAQENPVYYVQYAHARIASILERAGEGREQAVRSCDLAASREHLAPAARELLLTLFALPVEVGEAVERRAPHRLTAYLLDLARAFSAFYRDCRVLGASEEGGDEDFRLAVCIAVRDALARGLGLLGISAPSRM; this is translated from the coding sequence GTGAGCGCTACGAGCGGCACCCTTTGCGACCCGGTCGGCGAGTTACGGGACCTGCTGGTCGACGCGGCGCGCGCGGTTGCCGGTGGCGGCGAGCTTCCGCGCGAGCCGACGCTCGAGCGGCCGCCCGACCGCGAACTCGGCGACTTCGCCAGCAACGCCGCGCTGCTGCTGGCGCCCGTGGTGCGTTCGGCGCCGCGGACGGTGGCACCGAAGCTCGCTGCCGAGCTTGCGGAGCGGCTAGGGGCGCGCGTCGAGAGCATCGATGTGGCCGGTCCCGGGTTCCTCAATCTGCGCCTCGGTGACGCCTGGTTCAAGCAGTCGCTGGGTGCCGTAATCGCCGCGGGCGAGTCGTTCGGGCGCCCGCGCGCGGTGCTCCCGGAGCGCGTGCTGGTCGAGTTCGTAAGCGCCAACCCGACCGGCCCACTGACCGTCGCCTCCGGTCGCCACGCCGCCTACGGCGACGCGCTCTGCCGCTTGCTTCAGTTCGCAGGACACGCGGTCGAGCGCGAGTACTACGTCAACGACGCCGGTTCACAGGTCGAGCGTTTCGCTCGTTCGCTGGCTGCCCGCGCGCGCGGCGAGGAGCCGCCGGAGGATGGCTACCACGGCGCCTACGTGAGCGTGCTCGCACACCAGATTCCGGGCGCGGCGGAGCTGCCGCTCGACGAGCTCGCCCAGCGCGGCGTCGAGGCGATGCTGGACTCCGTGCGCGCGACGCTTGATCGCTTCGGGGTGCAGATGGATCGCTTCTTCTCGGAGCGCTCTCTGCATGAACGCGGCGCGATCGAAAGCGTGCTCGCGCGTCTCGCCGAGCGCGGCCACACCTACGAGCGCGAGGGTGCCCTTTGGTTGCGCACGACGGCCTTCGGCGACGACAAGGACCGCGTGCTGCGCCGCTCGAGCGGCGAGTACACGTACTTCGCGGCGGACATCGCCTACCACGCCGACAAACTGGAGCGCCTAGCGCGCGCCGAGGAGCCGGGCGGGGCGCGCGCGATCGACGTGCTTGGTGCCGATCACCACGGTTACGTCGCACGCATGCGCGCCGCTTGGCAGGCGCTGGGCGGTGACCCTGATCGTCTGGAGCTGGTGATCATGCAGCTCGTCCACCTCGTCGAGGGGGGCGAGCGGGCGCAGATGTCGAAGCGCGCCGGTACCGTCGTCACGCTCGACGAACTGATCGACGACATCGGCGTCGACGCGGCCCGCTGGTTCTTGCTTTCCCGCAGCCACGACACGACGCTCGAGCTCGACCTCGATCTGGCGCGTCGCGAGGCCCAGGAGAACCCGGTGTACTACGTGCAGTACGCGCACGCGCGGATCGCGAGCATCCTCGAGCGCGCCGGCGAGGGACGCGAGCAAGCGGTGCGCTCGTGCGACCTCGCGGCCTCGCGCGAGCACCTCGCACCGGCCGCCCGTGAACTGCTGCTTACGCTGTTCGCACTGCCCGTTGAGGTGGGGGAGGCAGTGGAGCGACGAGCACCCCACCGCCTGACGGCCTACTTGCTCGACTTGGCACGCGCTTTTTCCGCCTTCTACCGCGACTGCCGGGTCCTCGGGGCGAGCGAGGAGGGGGGAGACGAAGACTTCCGCCTCGCCGTCTGCATCGCCGTGCGCGACGCGCTCGCCCGAGGCCTCGGGTTGCTCGGGATCTCCGCGCCCTCGCGCATGTAG
- a CDS encoding metallophosphoesterase family protein, translating into MIALISDVHGNLPALRAVLEDVERVGVSEIWCLGDVVGYGAHPNECVELVAERCSRWLAGNHDLVVCGTLPIEEFAAHARVAAEWTREVLDPQARELLAARMPFDLSGPVGLWHASPRDPVWEYVLAIPQAAECIALMPFRIGCIGHSHVALFFSSSDGARETIGAVADPGRELVLHTGRWLLNPGSVGQPRDSDPRASWLLLDTERQTARWRRVEYPIAEAAEAILAAGLPTILAERLWTGT; encoded by the coding sequence TTGATCGCGCTGATATCCGACGTCCACGGCAACCTGCCAGCGCTGCGCGCGGTGCTGGAGGACGTCGAGCGCGTCGGCGTGAGCGAGATCTGGTGTTTAGGCGACGTCGTCGGCTACGGCGCGCACCCGAACGAATGCGTGGAGCTCGTCGCTGAGCGCTGCTCGCGCTGGCTAGCCGGTAACCACGATCTGGTCGTCTGCGGCACGCTGCCGATCGAGGAGTTCGCGGCGCACGCCCGAGTGGCGGCGGAGTGGACGCGGGAGGTGCTCGACCCTCAGGCACGCGAGCTCTTGGCCGCACGCATGCCCTTCGATCTCAGCGGACCGGTTGGGCTCTGGCACGCCAGTCCGCGCGACCCGGTGTGGGAGTATGTGCTCGCAATCCCGCAAGCTGCCGAGTGCATCGCGCTGATGCCCTTCCGGATCGGCTGCATCGGCCACTCGCACGTTGCCCTGTTTTTCTCCAGCAGCGACGGCGCGCGCGAAACGATCGGCGCCGTCGCTGATCCCGGGCGAGAACTCGTGCTGCACACGGGCCGGTGGTTGCTGAACCCCGGGAGTGTCGGTCAGCCGCGCGACTCCGACCCGCGGGCGAGCTGGCTTCTACTCGACACGGAGCGGCAAACGGCGCGCTGGCGGCGCGTCGAGTACCCGATCGCCGAGGCCGCCGAGGCGATCCTCGCAGCGGGCCTGCCCACAATCCTCGCCGAGCGGCTTTGGACCGGTACCTAG
- a CDS encoding Hsp20/alpha crystallin family protein translates to MAMLVRPEPLSTELDRLFTSIFGEPRADRWLPAMDLYETDDAYVLKADLPGLSEKDVSIEVENGVLTISGERRSEREEHRDGWLRAERAFGRFSRSLTLPEGVDPSRITAEFDKGVLTVRVPKPEQQRPHRIQIRAAAESEPGTVEGEAREKA, encoded by the coding sequence ATGGCCATGCTGGTACGTCCGGAACCGCTAAGCACCGAACTCGATCGTCTGTTCACGTCGATCTTCGGGGAGCCGCGGGCGGATCGGTGGCTTCCGGCCATGGACCTTTACGAGACCGATGACGCCTACGTGCTGAAGGCCGACCTACCCGGGCTCTCCGAGAAGGACGTATCGATCGAGGTCGAGAACGGCGTGTTGACGATCTCGGGGGAGCGCCGCTCCGAGCGTGAGGAGCATCGCGACGGTTGGCTGCGCGCAGAGCGCGCCTTCGGTCGCTTCAGCCGCTCGCTCACGCTGCCGGAGGGCGTCGACCCGAGCCGCATCACCGCCGAGTTCGACAAGGGCGTGCTGACGGTTCGCGTGCCCAAGCCCGAGCAGCAGCGGCCGCATCGGATCCAGATCCGCGCGGCAGCGGAATCCGAGCCAGGGACCGTAGAGGGCGAGGCGCGCGAGAAGGCCTAA
- a CDS encoding phosphate ABC transporter ATP-binding protein — MRTVELTIAYGDKVAVNRVSLTVRSGEVLALIGPSGCGKTTLLRSLNRLVELTPGANRWGTITLDGADIYELEPTELRRRVTMVFQQPNPFPFSIFENVAYGLVEGGRRPKRGSELEQQVVTALKRAGLYEEVADDLGHPALRLSGGQQQRLCIARALAVEPEVLLLDEPCSALDPISTEKIEQLMHELAREIAVVVVTHNLQQAWRVADRVAFMYLGDLVECGPAREVLENPQAPRTRDYVRGLFG; from the coding sequence ATGCGCACCGTCGAGCTCACGATCGCCTACGGCGACAAGGTCGCTGTAAACCGGGTTTCGCTGACGGTGCGCTCGGGCGAGGTGCTCGCCCTGATCGGACCGTCCGGTTGCGGGAAGACGACCCTCCTGCGCTCCCTCAACCGCCTCGTCGAACTGACGCCGGGAGCTAATCGCTGGGGCACGATCACCCTCGATGGCGCCGACATCTATGAGCTCGAGCCGACCGAGCTGCGGCGGCGCGTCACGATGGTCTTCCAGCAGCCGAACCCCTTCCCGTTTTCGATCTTCGAGAACGTGGCCTACGGGCTCGTCGAAGGGGGCCGCCGACCGAAACGAGGGTCCGAGCTCGAGCAGCAGGTCGTCACTGCACTGAAGCGCGCCGGTCTCTACGAAGAGGTAGCCGACGACCTCGGTCACCCAGCGCTACGGCTGTCTGGCGGACAGCAGCAGCGGCTCTGCATCGCCCGGGCGCTCGCGGTCGAGCCGGAAGTGTTGCTGCTCGACGAGCCTTGCTCTGCGCTCGACCCAATCTCCACCGAAAAGATCGAACAGCTGATGCATGAGCTGGCACGCGAGATCGCGGTCGTGGTGGTCACCCACAACCTGCAACAGGCGTGGCGAGTCGCCGACCGCGTCGCCTTCATGTACCTGGGGGATCTCGTCGAGTGTGGTCCGGCCCGCGAAGTGCTCGAGAACCCGCAAGCGCCGAGAACACGCGACTACGTGCGGGGGCTGTTCGGATGA
- a CDS encoding 23S rRNA (pseudouridine(1915)-N(3))-methyltransferase RlmH has protein sequence MRIVILAVGRAKPPFVDDCDHYLRLLRGRLRVELVEARDERRARERLPAEAHVVLLSERGRARTSLEFARWLERRLLAARDLWFVIGGPQGIDLAEADETLSLGPLTLPHQLARVVLLEQLFRAHKILAGEPYHY, from the coding sequence GTGCGCATCGTGATCCTTGCGGTCGGGCGCGCCAAGCCGCCGTTCGTCGACGACTGCGATCATTATCTGCGACTGCTGCGGGGCCGCCTCCGGGTAGAGCTGGTGGAGGCCCGCGACGAGCGCCGCGCCCGTGAGCGGCTACCTGCCGAGGCCCACGTGGTGCTGTTGTCGGAGCGCGGTCGCGCACGCACCTCGCTCGAATTCGCCCGCTGGCTCGAGCGGCGGCTGCTCGCCGCCCGCGATCTTTGGTTCGTGATTGGGGGCCCGCAAGGAATCGACCTCGCGGAGGCCGACGAGACGCTCTCGCTGGGACCGCTGACCCTGCCTCACCAGTTGGCGCGGGTGGTGCTGCTTGAACAGCTCTTCAGGGCGCACAAGATCCTCGCCGGCGAGCCTTATCACTACTGA
- a CDS encoding protein kinase domain-containing protein translates to MATPTLLAGRYRIEERIGAGGMSTVFRAFDQVLERPVAIKLLAEHLAQDQSFVARFRHEALAAARLQHPNIVQVYDSGFDPESGRHYIVMEYVEGHSCAELLRDRRKLEVAEAVAIARDACLALDYAHRAGVIHRDVKPANLLVSAATGVTKLTDFGIAKAAEQTRITQVGSVLGTAAYLSPEQARGEEVGPASDIYSLGVCVYQFLTGRLPHEYGSLTELALKQQQEEIRPITELRPEVPEELDRAVRVALARDPAARYARALDFAQALEAGLRGQVTATTAALENQATRLLAAVTPGAQEEATRVLDRGGSAPIGRSPLAAPPPPAVDHLPSTSRGKRGRRALTALALVALLGVLALAGLAVLRSTTPVQRPQPVRAPDVQTQIDGIRQFLREWSR, encoded by the coding sequence GTGGCGACTCCCACGTTGCTTGCCGGGCGCTACCGGATTGAGGAGCGGATCGGCGCCGGCGGCATGTCAACCGTCTTTCGCGCCTTCGACCAGGTGCTGGAGCGGCCAGTCGCGATCAAGCTGCTGGCCGAACACCTAGCCCAGGACCAATCCTTCGTAGCGCGCTTCCGCCACGAGGCGCTGGCCGCCGCGCGCTTGCAGCATCCGAACATCGTGCAGGTCTACGACTCCGGCTTCGACCCGGAGTCAGGCCGCCACTACATCGTGATGGAGTACGTGGAAGGCCACTCCTGCGCCGAGCTGCTGCGCGACCGGCGCAAGCTGGAGGTGGCGGAAGCGGTGGCAATCGCTCGTGACGCCTGCCTGGCGCTGGACTACGCGCACCGCGCAGGCGTCATCCACCGTGACGTCAAGCCCGCGAACCTGCTCGTCTCGGCGGCGACAGGAGTTACCAAACTGACCGACTTCGGGATCGCCAAAGCGGCTGAGCAAACGCGCATCACGCAGGTCGGGTCGGTGCTCGGTACCGCCGCCTACCTGTCACCGGAGCAGGCGCGCGGCGAGGAGGTCGGTCCCGCTTCCGACATCTATTCGCTCGGGGTTTGCGTCTACCAGTTTCTGACCGGGCGCCTCCCCCACGAGTACGGATCGTTGACGGAGCTCGCGCTCAAGCAGCAGCAGGAGGAGATACGCCCGATCACCGAACTGCGCCCAGAGGTTCCCGAGGAGCTCGACCGCGCGGTGCGCGTGGCGCTCGCCCGCGACCCGGCCGCGCGCTACGCCCGGGCGCTCGATTTCGCGCAGGCGCTCGAGGCGGGACTGCGCGGACAGGTCACGGCAACCACCGCGGCCCTCGAAAACCAGGCAACGCGGCTTTTGGCAGCGGTCACGCCAGGGGCGCAAGAGGAGGCGACGCGTGTGCTCGATCGTGGCGGGTCAGCGCCGATCGGTCGCTCGCCGCTAGCCGCTCCCCCGCCGCCAGCCGTCGACCACCTACCCTCCACCAGCCGGGGGAAACGAGGTAGGCGAGCGTTAACGGCACTCGCCCTAGTCGCTTTGCTGGGGGTTCTGGCGCTTGCGGGACTCGCGGTCCTCCGCAGCACCACCCCCGTCCAGCGCCCCCAGCCGGTGCGCGCGCCCGACGTGCAGACGCAGATCGACGGGATCCGCCAGTTCCTGCGCGAGTGGAGCCGTTAG
- the tgt gene encoding tRNA guanosine(34) transglycosylase Tgt encodes MEARDGDARAGLLQLRHATIATPVFVPLASAATVRTLDFDDVERLGYRLLLGNTFLLMLRPGAELVARFGGLREFSGWQGAFITDSGGFQVFSLGHGSVADEIKGSRSRPAGERLLLGIDERGARFRSYVDGSEQLLTPERSMAVQAALASDIALAFDECTPFHAGREYTERALERTNRWLDRCIAWQRANAPSWQALYGIVQGGVWEDLRERSKAHLLTSDIDGIAIGGSLGRDKQQMRQVVAWSVRDLPDALPRHLLGIGDVEDLLDAVALGIDSFDCATPTRLARHGTALVPEPARRFRLDLAKAASRDDARPLVEGCPCTVCARHTRAYLHYLVRAGEPSAGRLLTLHNLAFMEALMSGIRAAIREGRFQQYRAAVLAGEEPFGGRCAAPGERPHTAG; translated from the coding sequence GTGGAAGCACGCGACGGGGACGCCCGCGCGGGACTCCTGCAGCTGCGTCACGCGACGATCGCGACACCGGTGTTTGTCCCGCTGGCGTCGGCGGCCACCGTACGGACCCTCGACTTCGACGACGTCGAGCGTCTCGGCTACCGCCTGTTGCTCGGCAACACCTTTCTCTTGATGTTGCGTCCGGGCGCCGAACTCGTGGCGCGCTTCGGTGGGCTGCGCGAATTCAGCGGCTGGCAAGGAGCGTTCATCACCGACTCGGGGGGCTTCCAGGTCTTCTCGCTCGGTCACGGCTCCGTTGCCGACGAGATCAAGGGCAGCCGTTCGCGTCCCGCTGGCGAGCGACTGCTGTTGGGAATCGACGAGCGCGGCGCGCGCTTCCGCTCGTACGTCGACGGCTCCGAGCAGCTTCTCACCCCCGAGCGCTCGATGGCCGTGCAGGCTGCCTTGGCTTCCGATATCGCGCTGGCGTTCGACGAGTGCACGCCGTTCCACGCCGGTCGCGAATACACGGAGCGGGCCTTGGAGCGCACCAACCGCTGGCTCGATCGCTGCATCGCCTGGCAGCGCGCCAACGCACCCAGCTGGCAGGCGCTCTACGGAATCGTGCAGGGGGGAGTCTGGGAGGACCTGCGTGAGCGCTCCAAGGCGCACCTGCTCACAAGCGACATCGACGGCATCGCTATCGGCGGCTCGCTAGGGCGCGACAAGCAGCAGATGAGGCAAGTGGTCGCCTGGTCGGTGCGCGATCTGCCCGACGCTTTACCCCGCCATCTGCTCGGGATCGGCGACGTCGAGGACCTCCTCGACGCAGTGGCGCTCGGTATCGACAGCTTCGACTGCGCGACCCCGACGCGGCTTGCTCGTCACGGCACAGCGCTCGTTCCCGAGCCGGCGCGCCGCTTCCGTCTCGACCTCGCAAAGGCGGCCTCGCGCGATGACGCGCGGCCACTCGTCGAAGGCTGTCCCTGCACGGTGTGCGCGCGTCACACGCGCGCCTACCTGCACTACCTGGTGCGCGCGGGCGAGCCGAGCGCCGGGCGCCTCTTGACGCTCCACAACCTCGCTTTCATGGAGGCGCTGATGAGTGGGATCCGGGCAGCGATCCGCGAGGGCCGCTTCCAGCAGTATCGGGCGGCGGTGCTGGCCGGCGAAGAGCCGTTCGGCGGCCGTTGCGCGGCGCCGGGCGAGCGCCCGCACACCGCCGGCTAA
- a CDS encoding DUF3467 domain-containing protein: protein MSEEQAERRFNIHADPETMAGVYANFANVSHSDYEFSITFARVDHEVEEGEVPGVVVSRINMSPRFMRELIDALQDNYARWQTRQGIRDLPEYGGPED from the coding sequence GTGAGCGAAGAACAGGCCGAGCGCAGGTTCAACATCCACGCCGATCCCGAGACGATGGCCGGTGTATACGCGAACTTCGCCAACGTCTCCCACTCCGACTACGAGTTTTCGATCACCTTCGCGCGCGTCGACCACGAGGTGGAGGAGGGGGAGGTCCCGGGGGTCGTCGTCTCGCGGATCAACATGTCGCCGCGCTTCATGCGCGAGCTGATCGACGCCCTGCAGGACAACTACGCGCGGTGGCAGACTCGGCAAGGCATCCGCGACCTACCGGAGTACGGCGGTCCCGAGGACTGA
- the pstC gene encoding phosphate ABC transporter permease subunit PstC encodes MNGAPKARRVAALMARVRGLLRTGAGAFPPRAGGVADAPANPADLRAERTLRGLAVLVLALIAAMLAFVFAKAWPSFAHNGLAWFAAGGNVDRQLTAIFNSPADPDRWVYEIRAWPLLYATALVTVGAVILALPLALLAAVFITEFAPRSLAAVLRAVVRLLAAVPSVVYGLLGILVLVPFVDHYLISDARKASVAGVVQLDGSSVLVATIVLTVMIAPIMIAITCDALAAVPRLWLEGALALGVNRWRVMRTVALRAVRPAIVAATVLAVGRALGEAIMLSMVSGSVAFAPNPLDGLTFFFEPARPLAATIVDNAEGLSVKPFAQTLYSFAAVLLVSTMALSFIGWRLRRSLALPGVGR; translated from the coding sequence ATGAACGGTGCGCCAAAGGCACGACGGGTGGCCGCGTTGATGGCTCGCGTGCGCGGTCTGCTGCGCACCGGGGCAGGCGCGTTCCCGCCTCGCGCCGGCGGGGTAGCGGATGCGCCTGCCAACCCCGCAGACCTCCGCGCCGAGCGGACGCTGCGGGGCCTAGCAGTGCTGGTGCTGGCGCTGATCGCCGCGATGCTGGCCTTCGTCTTCGCCAAGGCATGGCCGTCGTTCGCACACAACGGGCTCGCTTGGTTCGCTGCCGGCGGCAACGTCGACCGCCAACTGACGGCGATCTTCAACTCGCCCGCCGACCCCGACCGCTGGGTCTATGAGATTCGCGCCTGGCCGCTCCTGTACGCCACCGCCCTGGTGACCGTGGGGGCGGTCATCTTGGCCTTGCCGTTGGCGCTGCTAGCGGCGGTCTTCATCACCGAGTTCGCACCGCGCTCGCTTGCCGCGGTGCTGCGGGCGGTGGTGCGGCTGCTGGCGGCCGTGCCCTCGGTCGTCTACGGCCTGCTCGGGATCTTGGTGCTCGTGCCGTTCGTCGACCACTACCTAATCAGCGATGCGCGCAAGGCATCGGTAGCCGGGGTCGTGCAGCTCGACGGCAGCTCGGTGCTAGTGGCGACGATCGTGCTGACGGTGATGATCGCGCCGATCATGATCGCGATTACCTGCGATGCCCTCGCCGCCGTGCCGCGACTGTGGCTTGAGGGCGCGCTGGCGCTGGGCGTCAACCGCTGGCGGGTGATGCGCACCGTCGCCCTGCGGGCGGTGCGGCCGGCGATCGTCGCCGCCACCGTGCTAGCGGTCGGGCGGGCGCTGGGCGAGGCGATCATGCTGTCGATGGTGTCGGGTTCGGTGGCGTTCGCGCCGAACCCGCTCGACGGGCTGACCTTCTTCTTCGAGCCCGCCCGCCCGCTAGCGGCGACGATCGTCGACAACGCCGAGGGTCTGTCGGTCAAGCCCTTCGCACAGACGCTCTACTCGTTCGCCGCGGTTCTCCTCGTATCGACGATGGCGCTCTCTTTCATCGGTTGGCGCCTCCGTCGCTCACTGGCCTTGCCGGGGGTCGGACGGTGA
- a CDS encoding zinc ribbon domain-containing protein — protein MSHSLARLGDLARTLGRGNKDAPPPPGQLGREALRARREALVAEFARRQYDLGGLVYEMAARDHIRLDIVLRKAAELQQLDWELAAVEWSSKLGEQAAAGACPGCGRLFPEGAVFCPGCGRPLSGVNAERDAR, from the coding sequence TTGAGCCACTCGCTCGCGCGCCTCGGCGACTTGGCGCGGACGCTCGGGCGTGGCAACAAGGATGCTCCACCACCGCCGGGGCAACTTGGTCGCGAGGCCTTGCGAGCTCGCCGCGAGGCTCTCGTGGCGGAGTTCGCGCGGCGCCAGTACGACCTTGGTGGGCTGGTCTACGAAATGGCGGCCCGCGACCACATCCGGCTCGACATCGTGCTGCGCAAGGCGGCAGAGCTGCAGCAGCTCGATTGGGAGCTGGCGGCCGTCGAGTGGTCGTCGAAGCTCGGTGAGCAGGCGGCGGCCGGAGCGTGCCCGGGGTGCGGTCGCCTGTTCCCCGAAGGGGCGGTCTTCTGCCCAGGCTGCGGGCGACCGCTATCGGGCGTTAACGCTGAGCGCGACGCCCGGTGA
- a CDS encoding zinc ribbon domain-containing protein, with the protein MTSSTIDPRAVSVTGQLPGVENCVNCGAPVASDQRYCLACGERIGEPRVQVAPTQALATAEASSKAGSSPARELLAAALVLGVAALFTLGVIVGRENGASTTQTREPVVVRVQAGGSNSGAGGGGAVAANERAGAAKGKGRERAQGRDSQTRGRPPAAVRALDQASGEAYVKRSRKLPTTIVLPGKPPPKDNKPPGGGSNAIEIK; encoded by the coding sequence GTGACCAGCTCGACGATCGATCCGCGCGCGGTGTCGGTCACAGGGCAGTTGCCCGGGGTGGAGAACTGCGTTAACTGCGGGGCTCCCGTCGCAAGCGACCAGCGTTACTGCCTGGCGTGCGGTGAACGGATCGGCGAACCGCGCGTGCAGGTCGCGCCAACGCAAGCTTTGGCGACCGCAGAGGCTTCGTCAAAGGCCGGTTCCAGTCCAGCACGCGAGCTTCTCGCGGCGGCGCTGGTCCTCGGTGTTGCGGCGCTGTTCACGCTCGGCGTGATCGTGGGGCGCGAGAACGGTGCCTCCACAACGCAGACGCGCGAGCCGGTGGTGGTCCGCGTGCAAGCGGGTGGCTCGAACAGTGGCGCGGGCGGAGGGGGCGCAGTTGCAGCTAACGAGCGCGCTGGTGCTGCCAAAGGTAAGGGGCGCGAGCGCGCACAAGGTCGTGATTCGCAAACGCGAGGACGGCCGCCGGCGGCTGTTCGCGCGCTCGATCAGGCGAGCGGCGAGGCCTACGTCAAACGCTCGCGCAAGCTCCCGACCACGATCGTTCTGCCAGGCAAGCCGCCGCCCAAGGACAACAAGCCGCCCGGTGGGGGCAGCAACGCGATCGAGATCAAATGA